The following coding sequences are from one Scomber japonicus isolate fScoJap1 chromosome 3, fScoJap1.pri, whole genome shotgun sequence window:
- the LOC128356093 gene encoding zinc-binding protein A33-like, with the protein MYEDLSCPVCQDIFKDPVVLTCSHSFCKACLQKWWREKQTRECPCCMRRSSRSDPPRNLALKNLCETFLQGRDQRTSAGPEPVCSLHSEKLKLFCLDHQRPVCVVCRDSKTHNNHKFRPIDEAAKDHKQELRKSLKPLQDKLKAFEEIKENFDQTAKHIKAQARDTEKQIKDQFKKLHQFLQKEEEARISALRDEEEQKSKMMKEKIEVLSREIAALSDKIRATEEELRAEDVSFLQNYKAAVERVKQRLLLDDPELASGALINVAKHLGNLTFNIWNKMKKMVSYTPVILDPNTADPELILSEDLTSVRRGEKQKLPKNPERTKFSCSVLGSEGFNSGTHSWDIEVGNNKDWELGVLGENVQAHGRLQSGLWRILFCDGKFTAFSTLDPEKDLLVKKKLQKIRVHLDFNGGKLSFSDPDTNTNIHTFTHTFTATLFPYIYTENHLPLRVLPVKVSLTAEKRSQK; encoded by the coding sequence ATGTATGAGGATCTCTCCTGTCCGGTCTgccaggacatctttaaagatCCGGTTGTCCTGACAtgcagccacagcttctgtaaagcCTGTCTGCAGAAGTGGTGGAGGGAGAAACAAACACGTGAGTGTCCGTGCTGCATGAGAAGATCCTCGAGGAGTGATCCACCTCGTAACCTGGCATTAAAGAACCTGTGTGAGACTTTTTTACAGGGGAGAGATCAGAGAACTTCAGCAGGGCCTGAGCCTgtctgcagtctgcactctgagaaactcaaactcttctgtctggatCATCAGCGGCCTGTCTGTGTCGTCTGTCGAgattcaaaaacacacaacaaccaCAAATTCAGACCCATTGATGAAGCTGCAAAGGATCACAAACAAGAGCTCCGGAAATCCCTGAAGCCCTTACAGGACAAACTGAAAGCCTTtgaagaaattaaagaaaactttgatcaaacagcaaaacacattaaggCCCAggccagagacacagagaagcagaTTAAAGACCAGTTTAAGAAACTTCACCAGTTTCTacaaaaggaagaggaggccaggatctctgctctgagggatgaagaggagcagaaaagTAAGATGATGAAAGAGAAGATTGAGGttctgagcagagagatagcagctctttcagacaaaatcagagccacagaggaggaaCTGAGAGCTGAAGACGTTTCATTCCTGCAGaactacaaggctgcagtggaaagagtcaagcagcgcctcctgctggaTGATCCGGAACTGGCATCAGGAGCTCTGATCAACgtggccaaacacctgggcaacctgaccttcaacatctggaacaagatgaagaagatggtctcctacactcctgtgattctggatccaaacactgctgacCCAGAACTAatcctgtctgaagatctgaccagtgtgagacgTGGAGAGAAACAGAAGCTTCCTAAAAACCCAGAGAGGACCAAATTCTCCTGCTCCGTCCTGGGCTCTGAGGGTtttaactcagggactcacagctgggacATTGAAGTCGGAAACAACAAGGACTGGGAGCTAGGTGTGTTGGGAGAGAACGTCCAGGCACACGGACGTTTACAGTCCGGACTGTGGAGAATATTGTTCTGTGATGGTAAATTCACAGCGTTCTCCACTTTGGATCCAGAGAAAGATCTGCTggtgaagaagaagctgcagaagATCAGAGTTCATCTGGACTTCAACGGAGGAAAACTGTCattctctgatcctgatactaacacaaacatacacaccttcacacacaccttcactgCCACACTGTTTCCATACATTTACACTGAGAATCATCTCCCACTGAGAGTTTTACCAGTGAAGGTCTCTCTGACGGCAGAGAAACGCAGTCAGAAATGA